In one Gadus morhua chromosome 15, gadMor3.0, whole genome shotgun sequence genomic region, the following are encoded:
- the LOC115559823 gene encoding leucine-rich repeat-containing protein 18: MGVKRTAAKGKKVTLKMVKKVLKVTAEGRRSVDLSNLGIATFPKCLLKMADVDELDLSRNLLQTLPEDVGSLTSLSRLDLHSNKLEALPEALGQLVGLTHLNVSNNRLSSGGLPAALGALTRLQSLNLGLNRLDRLPPGLAALPALQDVGLFDNLFTELPQFLTAVGTLNAKRNPCSYGRGDGAGDGAAEPRATGLYLAPESSLCRACLYRCRQERPPHRRSTRGDGRGPEEDKRKRTYSGLVSPNSVAAANQDAWRMRG, translated from the coding sequence ATGGGGGTCAAGCGCACCGCGGCCAAGGGGAAGAAGGTGACCTTGAAGATGGTCAAGAAGGTGCTGAAGGTCACGGCAGAGGGCCGCCGGAGTGTGGACCTCAGTAACCTGGGCATCGCCACTTTCCCCAAGTGCCTCCTCAAGATGGCCGACGTGGACGAGCTGGACCTCAGCCGTAACCTGCTGCAGACGCTCCCGGAGGACGTGGGCAGCCTGACGTCACTCAGCCGGCTGGACCTGCACAGCAACAAGCTGGAGGCGCTGCCCGAGGCCCTGGGCCAGCTGGTGGGGCTGACCCACCTCAACGTCTCCAACAACCGGCTGAGCTCCGGGGGCCTGCCCGCCGCCCTGGGCGCCCTGACCCGCCTGCAGAGCCTCAACCTGGGGCTGAACCGGCTGGACCGCCTGCCCCCGGGCCTGGCCGCCCTGCCCGCCCTGCAGGACGTGGGGCTGTTCGACAACCTCTTCACCGAGCTGCCCCAGTTCCTCACGGCCGTCGGGACGCTGAACGCCAAGAGGAACCCGTGTTCGTACGGCCGCGGGGACGGGGCGGGGGACGGGGCGGCGGAGCCCAGGGCCACGGGGCTGTACCTGGCCCCGGAGAGCAGCCTGTGCAGGGCCTGTCTGTACCGGTGCAGGCAGGAGAGGCCCCCGCACCGCAGGAGCACCCGAGGGGACGGGAGGGGGCCGGAGGAGGACAAGAGGAAGAGGACCTACTCGGGGCTGGTCTCGCCCAACTCGGTGGCCGCGGCCAATCAGGACgcgtggaggatgagggggTGA